The Labeo rohita strain BAU-BD-2019 chromosome 10, IGBB_LRoh.1.0, whole genome shotgun sequence genomic interval ccaaacttgtaagacctttgttcatcttcagaacacaaggtattttcaatgaaatctgagagttttctgaccctgcatggacagcaacgcaactaacaAATTCAAGGagcagaaaggtagtaaggacattgataaaatagtcaatgtgacatcagcggttcaactgtaatgttatgaatcaATGAGAGTACttattcaactttattctcttgcctgtcagtctttgatgcatgTCTGTGAGAGTAGcaattgtgttgctgtctacgcagggtcagaaagctcttatatttcatcaaaaatatatttggcttctgaagacgaacaaaggtcttacaggtttggaacgacatgagagcgagtaattaatgacagaattttcatttttgggtgaactataccttaaAGAGGACTTACATCAAATATGATGACCTTCTTCACTTGCCCGAATTTTTCACATTCTGTCCGTAGATCATCTCTGTATTCATTTAGAACCAAAGGATCCTCCTGCATGAGACATAGGGTGCAGCTTTTTAACACATTGTCAGACAAACGTCTGGAAACAGAGTTAATTTTATATGcctcaatattttaaaaacttatcTTAAGGCTTATGGTTAAACGATTGAAATTGAAAGTTGCACAggatttatctaaaatagaatttttttgtaatattataaatgttttcatcatcacttctcatcaatttaaagcaccctCAACCCACTGgagtactgatgctgaaaatgtagctttgatcacaggaataaattacattttaaaatatattcaaatagaaagcagttattttaaatagtaaaaaattcacaatattactgtttttgctgtaatttggatcaaataaatacaggctttgtgagcagtagagacttatttaaaaaacataaaaaatgctactgttcaaaaacttttgactgggagTGTATATGGTTAATTTCAATACTTACATTTGCTATTATTCTAAAATCAAAAAGAGTAAGTaggtgtgtaaaaaaaatatttttatcaatgttgaaaatagttgtaatactatatattttttgtaaaaaccataatacatttttaattaattatttaataaacactAAGAATTTGAAATCGAAATCTTGGTAAGAAtttgaataaagctgaaatattaatttcttaaaaaaaacaaacaaacaaaaaaacagtagtgTGCACATACTTTATCTAGAAATAAATTAgcaatatgtattatttataattaagccctatattatttatagttgCGTCACATacatagttttagtttaatttaagtATCAGTCCCATTCATTAAACACAATTAAAAGTCAGAAATCATGACGATGCTTGAATTGCAGATCCACACCTACATTCCTGCTCTCATCTGACCCTTTAGGTTGCACCTACTTTAGGAATGCCGACAATCCTGCTGTGAGATGTTCATCGCTGTTACATAGAAACTAAACAATGCTGTAGCTCTAAACTGTTGCTAATCGAGAGCATTACTGTAATTAAGCTCACACATCTTAAATACCAGTGCAAGGCTGAAGTTATTCTGAGCTGTAAAAATAAACTCTGTAGATCTGGTTTAAGCTGCAGCAATAGACATTCGTCAAAAGCTCTGTCACCTTTTCACTAACATGGGTAGTATGTTCTAGTGCATTGGTGGGTGTGTCAGCGTGTTCTGTGATTAACTCTTGCCTCAAAGTCATTGGGATGAAACATGTTTTGGATGATGATGACTTTTTCATGCCTTTTGCGAGCATCCCCAGCCTTTTCTGGCCTCCAGTCCAGCTGCCTgtgaataataaattacaaaagtGTCAGTCATAACTATAGCAACACAAAAAATATGGTGATTAGGCAGAGCACTGTTGCATCATTCGTCACAATCGACTATATAGAGCTGCAGGAGTCAGTCTGAACAGTTCTTACTTTTGTTGCTGCTGGAGCTTTTTGCGATattctttgttctttttcttcttcttgctGGCGTCATATTGTCCTTTGAGCTCGAACCGCGCTGCTTCCACGTGCAGCTGGTAGCCCCGAATCTCTGTCTCATCCAAAAGCCGCACAGCAAGAGCCACAGACTCTTTCTGCAaggaattataaaataataaaaacctttgtctacaaattatataaacatacatgtaAAGAGtgttaaaaagctttaaaatgatcatttaaaatacagctgaaaaaagttgcaactaactaaaataggtttatttgaaatactaaattattgcaaataaaaataaaaaagatacatagaaatcgaaaaaaaaaaatactataaagaataaaaaataaaaaagaaaatataaaaatcaaattaaaaatattaataaatattataataatatatacactaccagtcaaaagtttttgaacagtaagatttttgtttttatttttttttactcttctgctcaccaagcctgtatttgtttgatccaaattacagcaaaagcagtaaaaattgtaaatattttactatttaaaataactgctttctatttgaatatattttaaaatgtaatttattcctgtgatcaaagctacattttcagcatcattactccggtttTCCATATtacatgatcctttaaaaattattctaatatgctgatttgctgttcaagaaacatgtattattattattattattattatcatcaatatttaaaagagttgagtacattatttttcaaaattctttaatgaaaagattaaagaaagatccaaaataaatcagcatttatctgatatgattataccattcaaaagcttgcagtcagtaaaatatatatatatatttttttttgaaaataaattacagaaactgatacttttatttagcaaggataatataaatgtgatgataaaagtgatgataaagacatttaatattacaaaatatttctatttctgatacattgtgttcttctgaactttctattaatcaaagaaacctgaaaaaaaaattactctgatgtttttaacattgtcataataataaatgtttttaagcagcacattagaatgatttctgaaggatcatgtgactggagtaatgatgctaaaaattaagctttgaaatcacaggaataaattacatttttaaatatgttcaattagacaacaattattttaaatagtgaaaatatttcacaattttactgtttttgctgtactttggatcaaataaatgcagaaaagacttctttaaaaaaacattaaaaatcttgttcaaaaacttttgactggtagtgtaagtaaaagtaaaataacattaaatgtaaaagtaagtgtttttgttctaaataaaaataaataaaaaaaacttccaTGTCAGTTTCTGGTCATTAAGgccattaaatattaaatatccaCATATACTCCCTTTTTACTTATAAATTAAGATGCATAAATACAGATTAATGATTACAAGATTTTCAGCATGGCACAAGGAATAAATATACATGATCACAGTATTACAATGACCAACCTTCAGGTAGCAGCAAAGTCCATCTCCTTTTTGGTTTCCATCCTTATCCTTGTAGAGCTTGATTTTATACTCTTCTGTAATAGGATCACGCATGATAATTCCACATTTGGACATGACCTCCACAAACTCATCAGGAGTTATGTCTGGAGGAAGACCTAGCAGAAAGACATTCACTCGTGAACCAAATTTTGTGACCAGAAATGGCCACTAGATGGAGTCACAGCAGTATTTACAACATAATACCAACTTAATATCAAAACTAAAGACAAAAATAGCAAcctaatgtaatataataaggAAATTATATACCCGTCACATAAACATTGgtgtttttgtccttttcaACTTCGAACCATCCtgtaaaacacaacacaatgtttatttgttaatataattaaaatacctggttaaaaaaaatgataaggaaTAACTTCTAACCTGGATCTGCTTTCCTTTTCTCTCCTTTCTGAGCTCCCTCCGTTGTTTTTCCCTGGTCTGAGCTCTCCTCCAGCTTCTTAGGCTCCTCTGGTTTCTTGGGCGCATCTGGTTTGGCAGGGAGAGGTTCGGAGACAGGGACCGCAGCAGACGGATCAGGGGCCCCTTCCTCATTAAATCCATAGTTTGCTTGATATGCTGCGATGAAATCATCATTTACCTATAAAGAAACATATAACAAGTGAGATTTAATACAGAACTTACAGTGACTTAGTTATGAAGGTagactaaatattttattttgtttggtaACAGGAGACCTTTGGAAACCACGCTCTCTTTTCATGATCCCAGTCGTACACAGTGCCGTCTTCTGGGTCGACGTATGTGTATGGATCCTCTCCACTTTCTGGCCTCTGTCCATACAGCTGCTGCAAACGGAGCTGCTCATCAAACTCTTTATTACCATTTGAGTCTCCACTCATCTACAGAAACACCAAGATTAAGACAGAGGTATGTAATTTAAACCATGAGCTCTGCGGACACAAAAGAAACTatatatgaaaacaaatataggaggtgcacacacacacacacacacacacacacacacacacacgtttgtttttgtgaattgtggggactttccatagacttctatagtttttatactgaccaaacgatattgtctatcccctaacccaaccctaaacccagccctcacagaaaacatgtttgtatcgttacactttcagataaacatcatttactatttttaataatttttaaaaaaaattttaacatgtcaaaaatttcaggttttactatccttgtggggacatttggtccccacaatgtagcaaaaacaagtacatacacacacacacacacacacacacacacacacacacagaaagagtGAGAGAACTAATTTTGAGATAATATCACCTTGTAAACTCTGTTTATACCATCGTATATAGCACAAATATTCACCTAAATATAATTACAGCCAACGAAGATAGGCTAAATGTGATAGACAGGCTAAAAATGGTAAGAAAGCGATACATCACACTGGAAATATATGACTTGTGGGCGGAAACTCAGTATGAATTGCCGCTTCATTTGGCGCCAGCGTTTCTACACATTTTCGTcacattgtaaataaaaatattttttaatgtagacCCATCTTTTATGAGTTCTCAAAGTTTGTTAGCCGAAACATGTCTTTTTAGGTTTGATGAAGCGACAGACTGATGTGAACTGACCCATATCAATCCGCTTACCCTGATGTGACGGGTAAACACACAGCTGTTTATCGACTTATTTAGAGCCACAGCACTATGTAGATTTAATATATGAGGTAAACAATAAGCCCTGTACTTTgcctaaacattttaaatacggaatatattaaaaacatcccACCTTTTCTAGTGCTTAGCCTCCAAAACGTAAAAGTGTTGCACTTCCGAAGAGCGTGCAAGTCCGCCGCTGTGCGTCTTCCGGAATACAATTATCGACCTCACATATGTAGTTCCTCTTTCTAAAAGTTCCTCTTGAGGAACTGATAAATCCATGTGCTTCATTCAAATTCACTTTTTAGACTTAAGATTTATTTAGACCTTAAAGATTTATTAAGGAAACGTGTAgattatttcacaaaaatacaaattatacatttatacagttAAATATATGGTATACATATTGACATAAGCATAGGTGCATTGGCTCCCAATTAAACCAGATTTATagatgtcaacattttttttcttgattgtACTATTATTTCATGAAACATGTCTATTCACTCATTTTTCTTAACAGCCAAATTGAAAGTTACCAGTTGCTTCAGTACAGAGCAACGAAAAAACAGTCACATTTATGTTGGATAGATATCTGTGTCAAATCCATTCCTCCATGGCTTTGCAGGAAACTCAAGCCCACTTGCTGTGGCAGGAGATGTATCGTAGGGAAGAACCGTCAATCCTGCTTTGGCTCTTGGTATTACTGAACTGTTATCATATACAAATCCTATCACAGGAAAAGTTAATGCAAGAGATAGTAAAAGATTTGAACATTATAGTAAAAGATTTGAACATTATAGTATAACAGTAAGTATATCATATTATTGGTAATGTCTCACCAAGGTCGGTTCTTGTGATAGTCATTTGATGTTGGCTGGATTCTGAGGAAACCGTTGAGCTCTGAGTTGAATTAGACTTTATGGATCTCACAGACGCCATGAAAGGAAATGTATTTGGTGGATTGGGTTTGTGTTTGGGAACCACAGTTGCAGTTTGGCTCCATTCTGAAAACAATCAGTAACTTAATGCTTGTGCTTTCCAAgattgttaaagggatagtttaacaatcacccaaaaatgaaaattctgtcattaattacacaccctcatgtcgttccaaacccgcaaaGAGAAGAGATtgttaaagtcattatttttgttttcattgcggacaaaaagtattctcgtaactttgcctgctgaaaaatccagcattgcTGGTCACCAGCATAAGGTGTGTATTGCATGTTGGGACCAGCATGGCATGTTGGTTGCTGGTTTGCTTGTCCCCAGCTTTGGATGCTtgttgctggtttgctggtccaCAAACTTTTATACCAGcatggaccagcactataccagcataaaccagcctggaccagcactataccagcataaaccagcctggaccagcactataccagcataaaccagcctggaccagcactataccagtataaaccagcctggaccagcactataccagcctggaccagcactataccagcttaaaccagcctggaccagcactataccagcctagaccagcactataccagcataaaccagcctggaccagcactataccagcactaaccagcatgaaccagcctggaccagcactataccagcataaaccagcctggaccagcactataccagcactaACTAGCAtgaaccagcctggaccagcactataccagcataaaccagcctggaccagcactataccagcataaacgaGCCTGGATCAGCACTATACCAgtataaaccagcctggaccagcactataccagcataaaccagcctggacctgCACTATACCAGCACTAACCAGCATGAAGCAGCCTGGACCAGCTTACCATACTGGTTCATGCTGGATTTTTTAGCAGGGTTtgtaacattaaggttgaatcattgatgtcacatggactattttaacaatgtccttactacctttctgggttaTGAACATGGTAGTttcgttgctgtctgtgcagggtcagaaagctctcggatttcatcaaaaatattttaatttgtgttctgaagatgaacgaaggtcttacagctttggaacaacatgaggaggagtaattaaagacagaattgaaGATTGCAAGAAAGAAATTTGTGCTTTACCAGAGTATTCCTGTAGCTTGAAAGCACCACAACATAAATGTATTCTCCATTGCTTGCGTACATTTTCCTTCATGAGACAatggaacacaaaaataaagaaccCTGGAACAAATCACAACATATTAATAGACTTGATCCTAAAACTGaatctaaattaattttatatgcattttctaACCTTGAAGACTGTTCAGTATGGAAAACAGGTAGAGAAAAAACACTTTGACAGGACCCCAAGCGAGAAAAACCACAGACCAGGTGAGACCCAATAAGAAGGTAAGGCTCGCTACGGCCCGCAGGTCTTTTAAGATCCCACTTCGGGTGCCGGCCGGTTGATTGGCTTGCATGTTTCGGATCTGTATCAGAACCACTAAGAAGATGGAGCCATTGCATAGTAGTATGAAGGCTATGTAGCTCACAACTGACACATAGAAAACCACATCATCTTGCACCCAGCAGCTGAAAAAGATATGAAATATTTCACCTTCATTCAACATGATGGTAAGGTAAATTTATGTCATGATTTTCATGCAAAAACAATCATCTAAATTCACTAACAACATTTCCGAATCATCCAGTGTTATTTGGGAATCATTCATGGCGTTCATGCCATATGCATCTCTCTTTACAGCCACCACCAAGCCACACATAATAAGCGGAATCCCTGTACAAAGACATAATGAATGTTACATAGagatgaatgaattaaaaacataaatccatctctaaatgtttaaataaacgtAAATGTCTCACCCCAGCCAAGCAGGCAGAATTTCAAGATGTATGAGGGCACATACACATTGAAAACTTTAACCAAAGCAAAGTACATATTCACAGCCCCCAAGCCCATCCAGGTAAAGGAAGTCAGTAAGAAATAGTGTAAAGTCGCTGCCACTGCAATGCACAGGCCATGGATGCCAAAAGAAGAAATCCAGGAGTTCAGCAGGAACACCAGGTTCAGTCCCAGTAATGCAAGACACAGATTCAACAGAATTTTGGATGGGTAGTCTCTTCTTAATTTCCTGTATAAAGACGCAATGCATCAAAGTTAATGGCAAAGCAACGGAACATGAAAAATgacttataaaatatacattttcttgtaaaacattttgaagcatttcacatatacaatggagatcaaaattatagagcaggggtggcgaacgtcggtcctggagagccgcagccctgcatagttttgcttcaaccctaatcagaCGCACccgaacaagctaatcaaggtctgaaaggttactagaaagcaacaggctggttggagctgaactctgcagggctgcggctctccaggaccggagttcgccacccctgttaTAGAGCAACCTACAATTTCCTAAATTACTGCTTCCTATTTAAACTTATCGTAACAGGAGtccaattgcatttttttaagcatatttcataaattaattgtattctgaagcacagcataaaaacttaaatgagacatttgaaaaagaacactgatcaaaattagagaacacttacagatacctttaagtttctggtgttaatctggcacctggtgctaatttccttaattatatgacaaaccctatttaactggcagcattcctccaGTTTTCACAGAGAATGCACAATGGCAGGCCgctctaaggtgactgaaaccctgTGACAGGAAGTTGTCCAGATAAAGGCCAAAAGGATGACCCTTTTAGCCACTGCATAAGAAGTTGGTCATTCTAAATctgatttctcaaatattgcaggtttacaatgacactgattcattcaagtcTCTCAAAAAGGCTGGTCATCcacgtaagacaaatgcacaagaaGAGTGTAAGTATCTGTGTAAGTATCTGTCTCAGTATGTTTAAAAGAAGTTGGACTGAAAGtgcactctgcagtgaccaaatctctcatcagcagaaagaaacaaaagacTACGTATACGCAGATcgagagcatcccaaacatgctcaatgggtgacatgtccggtgagtatgctggccatgcaagaactgggatgttttcagcttccaggaattgtggatagatccttgcaacatggggccgtgcattatcatgctgcaacatgaggtaatggtcatggatgaatggcacaacaatgggcctcaggatttGAAATGCCATCGATAAAATGCACCtatgttcgttgtccataacatacgcctttTCATACCAAAACCCCACAACCACCATGGGCCACTAGATCCACAATGTTGatatcagcaaaccgctcacccacacaacgccatacatgctgtctgccatctggcCTATCGagtgaaaactgggattcatccgtgaagagaacacctctccaaagtgccagtgccatcgaatgtgagcatttgcccactcaagtcagttacgatgacaaactgcagtcaggtcgagaccccgatgaggatgacaagcatgcagatgagcttccctgagacggtttctgacagtttgtgcagaaattctttggttatgcaaaccgattgttgcagcagctgtccgggtggctggtctcagacgatcctggaagtgaagatgctggatgtggaggtcctgggctggtgtggttacacgtggttgcggttgtgaggccggttggatatACTGCCAAATTTTCTGAAAAGCCTTTGGAAacagcttatggtagagaaatgaacattcaattcatgggcaacagctctggtggacattctgcagtcagcatgtcaattgcacgctccctcaaaacgtGTGACaactgtggcattgtgctgtgtgataaaactgcacattttagagtggccttttattgtggccagcctaaggctgtaataatcatgctgtctaatcagcatcttgatatgaaacacctgtgaggtgggtggattatctcggcaaaggagaagtgctcactaacacagatttacacagatttgtgaacagtatttgagagaaataggccttttgtgtacacagaaaaaggCTTAGatttttgagttcagctcatgaaaaatgggggcaaaaacaaaagtgttgcgtttataattttggtcagtgtaattcTGATGCCTGTGTTATCCAAAGTTGAAATTTTCTAgttattttgtcaaacatgttagtaaaacagtgatacacAGCTAATATTCCTTCAAATTTTCCTTCaagattaacaatatttcaggattttttatttatttatttatttattattattattattattattttttatttttattttatttattttttatttaaagtatttatagattgttctctaattttgatctccactgcaTGGTGGTAATGCAAGTATGCTGCATTGCCGTATATAAACATCTTACTCTAAAAGGGTGTATGTTAGCACTGTGATCCCAAGAAAGCATGAAGACACACCACAGCCTATGTATGTAATAAGAGTGAGGATTTGCTCATTCTTCTCATCAATTGGAGTTCTGGACACATCctttaaaaaagagaaagttTTTTCCTTAATAGATATTATTGAGGCCAAAGTATCCAATGCATATATATGCATCAAACACCGAATCGTGGCATACCAGCAGCACTCCAAAGTGGGTCATGTGATCACACAGACAGGTTGTGTAATCACTGCTGCTATTATACGTCCAGCACCCCTTTGGATTCCATCCTCCGTATCCATCTAAAACAAGAACATGCACAAACCCACCCACACCCATAGCCTTTTGAGATATAGCACCTAAtgtgtgaataataataatatattcatgTAGTCCAAGTGACTTGCCATTCTTGTTGAAATCCCAGTAGACACATTGGACATCCTGGTCTTTCTGTTAAAGGTAAAGTCAATTTAGAAATGATTTCTGCCAGTGTTTTTTACTTTCGTAGACATTTCTGAAAGGACTACTTACAGTTTTAGTTGTTAGATGGTGCAGAGTGACTGCAACATATTCTTTTAGGTTTTCAATGGGTCCTGTGGCATTAGTCACACTTACAGACACCACGAAAGTGTTCAGTTTTTTCCCATTTGGGTCATTCTGAGAGAAAATAATGCgtcaaaataatataacaatgagATAGACaaacaaactgtaaaattaacatCTGCAACATATGAATATAAACTCACCTTTATTTGAAAAAGAGTTGGAACACCGTAAAACTGAAACAACACACGTGGGCTGGTGTTGTTCTTGATGGGGAATCTCTCTTGTATTTCAGAGGGCAGAGAAATGAAGGCCACTGTACCATCAAAAGGCTCCCGGTTGATATAAATCTATAGAAGAAAATCATTACATTTGACTTGTATGATGATTTATATGattcattacattatatttttatagatataAAACGAATATGAACTTACTGGCCAATTTTGTCTGAAACATTCAATGATTAATACTtgatgattaatttaaaattattacatacataataaattattatattatattataccattatattatattaattagttatataaaaaaaagcaattaaaatattttaacgcactGACCccacccccagacctgtacatcattttatatttcatatagttgactgttgacaaatatgatgcagggcaacaactccacaaatgcaaTTATGCTCTAAAATGCAAGATATTGaagatatatttatgtaatatagcacatatcacacaggcagcaagagcaatataaCACTAATGCTCacagaggctgcatttatttgatcaaaaatacaggaaaaagaAATTGCATTGCaagatttataatataaaataatttgcaatcatatttaaattaattttttgcatcattactccagtcttcagtgtcacatgatccttcagaaattattctatttTGTTGCTCAAGACACATCAATGTTCAAAACAGCTGTGttgcttaataattttttttttttgggaaaccGTGATGcctttttaacaatatacaggCCTTTACTGGCCAATaagtataatttctttaaaaaaatcttccaCTCTTATAAAAAGTTCCACTATTTTCATAAGGCACTGTGCAGTTGTGCTTACCTCAGGGTTTAAGCCTTTGTTAGTGGATGAGACTCCAAAGGTGAGGTTGTGAAAATTTCCTTGGTCAATATTGACCACTGATATTGCTAAGGCAGATGCTGTTAAACTGAGTGACTCTCCAGGGAACCCAAACATCTGGTCTCCAACAGACT includes:
- the htatsf1 gene encoding HIV Tat-specific factor 1, whose translation is MSGDSNGNKEFDEQLRLQQLYGQRPESGEDPYTYVDPEDGTVYDWDHEKRAWFPKVNDDFIAAYQANYGFNEEGAPDPSAAVPVSEPLPAKPDAPKKPEEPKKLEESSDQGKTTEGAQKGEKRKADPGWFEVEKDKNTNVYVTGLPPDITPDEFVEVMSKCGIIMRDPITEEYKIKLYKDKDGNQKGDGLCCYLKKESVALAVRLLDETEIRGYQLHVEAARFELKGQYDASKKKKKNKEYRKKLQQQQKQLDWRPEKAGDARKRHEKVIIIQNMFHPNDFEEDPLVLNEYRDDLRTECEKFGQVKKVIIFDRHPDGVASVAFKEPEEADMCQTALNGRWFGGRKLSAQLWDGVTDYQVEETSREREERLKSWSSFLGGESASAEAKAKAAEQQNSSTQEAAEQTRQEEHANASSTKPQEGKDEKEDEEEEGGVVSTDSSLAGSDNEDA